The DNA window GTCAACGACGGAATCGTCTCGACGCGCGATACCGAGCTGGCCACCGCCAAGCAGGCCGAGACCGAGGCCAAGGTCCAGGCTGCCGAGGCCAAGCTCACGTCGGCCAAGAACAAGCTCGAAGCCGAGCGGCAGTACGTCTTGAAGATCGATCACGAGACGCTGTCGAAGATTCAGGCCGCCGAGGCCGACCTGGCGACGGCGCAGGCCGATCTGGCCGAGGCGAACAAGGAACTCATGGCGGCCGAGATCAAACTCAACCAGCAACAAAACGCCACGGTGGTTCGCGCGCCGTTCGCCGGACGCGTGTTGCGACTGGCGGCCATGCAAGGCGGCGAGAACGTCAAACCGGGCGATCCGCTGTTCGAGCTCGTGCCCGACACGGAAGAACTGGCCGTCGAGCTGTACGTCGACGGCTTCAACATGCCGCTGGTGGCCGAGGGGCGCAAGGTGCGGCTGCAATTCGAGGGCTGGCCCGCCGTGCAGGTGCCGGGCTGGCCTTCGGCGGCCGTGGGCACCTTTGGTGGCGAGGTGGCACTGGTCGACGCGGCGGACGATGGTCTGGGGAACTTTCGCGTCGTGGTGCGCCCCGACCCGGCCGACGAATCGTGGCCGGGCCGGCGTTGGCTCAAGCAGGGCGTCCGCGCCAACGGCTGGGTGCTGCTCGGCCAGGTGCCGATCGCCTACGAGATCTGGCGCCAACTAAACGGATTTCCGCCGGTGGTGGCGATGGACGAGCCCGGCAAGGAGAAGGCGACGGGAAAAGACGGCAAGGAAAAGGCAAAGCCCCCGCTGCCGAAATAGGAAGAGTGCGTGAAGGTGCGTCGCGCCGAGAAGGAACGAGGCCGCTCGCGTCGCAGAATCATCTCGTTGGTTCTGCTGGTCTGCTGCTGCGCGCCGCACGGCGCGCCAGCCTGCGCCGAACCACCGCGCACGGGGCCGACTTCTCCGCCCCCGCAGGCGAACGCCGGCGAGGTTCCGTTGCCGCCCGTGTTGCCGCGGCTTTGGCCGCAGAGCCCGCCGCAGTTGCCAACGGGCGAACTTCCTGCGCCGCAACCGCCGCCATTGTTCGAGCAGGAAGTGATCGACGCAGTCCTGTATCAGTATCCGCTGCTCGCGGCGATCGAACAGGAACGAGCCATTGCGGCGGGCGAGCAGCTCGCATCTTGGGGAGGCTTCGACCTACAGATCGCCGGCCATGCCTTGGCGGCGCCCTTGGGATATTACAAGAACTATCGTTACAACCTTGGGCTCGAGCAGCCGCTGTGGAACGGCACCAAGCTGTTCGGCGGCTATCAGCTTGGCCGCGGCGATATCCAGCCCTGGTACTTCGAGCGCAAGACCAACGAAGGAGGCGAGTTTCGGGCTGGCCTCGACGCACCGCTGCTGCGCGACCGGCCGATCGACTATCGCCGCGTTGCCGTGCGTCAGGCCGAGATCGCGCGCAGCCTGGCCGAACCAGGGATCCGCAAGGAACGCCTGACCTACGTCAAAGAGTCGGCCAAGTCGTATTGGGCGTGGTTCAACGCCGGCCGTCGCTACGAGATTGCCCGCGACTTGCTCGATTTGGCGCTGGAGCGGCAGCAGGCCCTGGAACGCAGCGCGGCGGCCGGAGCGATTCCCCAACTGGCGGTCACTGAGAATCTCCGGTTGATCGCGACCCGCCGCGGTTTGCTCGTGGGTGCTGAGCGCAAATTCCAACAAGCGGCCATCGCGGTGTCGCTTTACTATCGCGATGGCGTCGGCCAGCCGGTGCTGCCGCCGGCGGTGCGATTACCGGCCCAGTTTCCTCCGCTGGCGCCCTTGCATCCGCGGCGGGTCGAAGCAGATATCCAAATCGCCCGCGCGCGGCGGCCCGAGTTGCAATATCTCGGCCTGCAGCGGAACAGTGCCATGGTCGACCTGGCCCAGGCCCGAAACCTGTTGCAGCCAGGCGTCGATGCGGTGCTGTATGCCTCGCAAGACGTGGGCTATCGCGCCGACGATCGAAATGACAAAGGGCCCTTCGAACTCGAGACGGGGGTGACCGTCGACGTGCCGCTGCAGCGCCGCTATGCCGAAGGCAAGGTGCGCGCGTACCAGGCCAAGATCGCCCAGTTGTCGATGAAGCAACGTTACGCGGAAGACGCCATCGTGGCCGAAGTCCGCGACATCTCCAGCGCCATCGCGGCCAGCTTCGAGCAAGTGCAACGCGCCCAAGACGCGGTGCGGTACAACAGCCGCCTCGAAGAGCTCGAACGCAAGAGCTTTGACCAGGGCCTCAGCAGCCTGTTCCAAGTGAATCTGCGCGAGCAGGCCACGGCCGAGACTCGGGTGCTCGAAATGGACCTGACGGCCGAGTACTTCAAGGCCGTGGCCGAGTATCGCGCGGCGCTGGGCGTCGACTCGATGCCGGCCATCGCCGTGCCGGCGGCAACACCTGGTCCGGCCGCGCCGCCCGGGCCCATCGAACGCGTTGCACCGCCGCCGCCTGGAAAGTAGCCGTCGGGCGTTTTGCCTGCCACCTCGCGAAAGCGCATGATAAGGCCCGGGGGGGTGCCATCCAGGGGCCGGAGACCGAGCATGCGTAGCTTGCGCGCCAAGCGGGTGTTGATTACCGGGGCTGCCCAGGGCATCGGACGTGAGACGGCCTTGCGCTTCGCGCGCGAGGGGGCCGCGCTAGTGCTCGTCGATTTGCAGTCGGAAACCTTGGGCAACACCGTGGATGAGCTGCGGCAAGCCGGCACGGTGACACATGGCTACCAGCTCGACGTCACCGACTTCGACGCCATTGAGCTGCTACGGCAACAGATCGCTGCCGAGGTCGGCACGATCGACGTGCTGGTCAACAACGCGGGAACCGTTTACGGTGGGCCCTTTCTCGACGTGCCGTGGGCGAAACACTTGCAAACCTACCGCGTAAACACGCTGGGGCTGGTGGCGATGAGCCACGCGTTCTTGCCCCAGTTGATCGCCCAGCCCGAGTCGCATCTGGTGAACATCGCCAGCGCCTGCGGCCTGGTCGGGCTGCCCTTTGGCTCGACGTATGCGTCGAGCAAATGGTCGGTGATCGGATTCTCTGAATCGTTGCGGCTCGAGCTGAAGAAACAGGGGCACCGCCACGTGGGCGTGACCAGCGTTTGTCCGAGCGTGGTCAACACGGCCCTGTTTCGCGGCACGACTCCGCCCAAGACGACGCGCGTCTTGCAGCCCGCCTACCTGGCCGATCGAATCGTGCGGGCGGTGCTGGCGAATCGGGCGTTCGTCATGGAGCCGGCCCTGGTGCGATTGTCGCCGCTGCTGCGCGGCTTGTTGCCGTTACGCGTGTTCGATTGGCTCTCGGAGGTCTTCGGCACGACCACGGCCATGGCCACCTGGGCCGGTTCGACCAAGAGCGAGCTGCAGCACCCCGCGACAAACGCACCGCGCGAGTTGGAAGCCAGCCGCAAGTGAGGGGGCCGCGCGGAGCGGTCCTCGGTGTACCACGTCCCGCGCGGTTAGGGCCGATCGAAGCCGTAGGCCGGGTTCTGCGGATCGAAATCGCGCTCGCCGAGGCTGGCGTTCAGCTTGATCCGCGTGAAGGTGTATTCCTCGCTGAGCACCGGATCGCCGCCGGGCAACTCGGGCCAGGTATATCCTTCGAAGCGAACCGCCAGCGAACTGGCGTCGTCGAGGTACAGACGCGAAAGGTGATAGGTGAAATTGCGTCGCGGCACCGGGTGCGTGACCTGCAGGCAGGTGCACGATTGCCCATCGACCTTCGCGCCGTGATAGATCCGCGCCTCGCATTCGCCGAAGTGCGCGTCCGACTCCAGTTGGCGGATCGATCGCGAGAGTAGATCGGCCATCGTCAACTCGGTCAGAGGGCGGAGATGTCCCTGGCGGAGCAGGGGGCTATCGAGCGCCAGAGAAATCGTGGTGTCGGGGAGCCGCGGCCAACGTCCGCAGCGCGCCCAGAGCATGTCCTCGTTGCGGCCCGTTACGAACAGCAATTCCGGCGCGCGGTCGTCGGGAGAAAGCATCCGCAGGTAGAAGCTGCGCGGGGCCTGCCGCACTTTCAGTTCGGCATATTGAAAGTCGCTGAGCTGGCCGGCGATGCGCTCGCGAATGACCAGCGTGCAGGTGTAGTCGCAGTTCCATTGCGACTGTTCGGCGGCCTTGTGAGCGGTCTCGAGCAGCGGAAAAATCGGATGTGCCCGCAGGATGTCGGGCGACGGTGCGGTGGCAATCGAGACAGCCGTCGGACGCGGCCGGGGCCAGGCAGGCTGTGCCTCGGCCTGTTCCGCGAGATCGTCGGGAACCTGGGCCGTGGCCGCCGCCGCGGTGAGGCATAATCCGAGCACGGCCAATGCGCAGCCAGACTTGCGCAAACCCGGGCGATGTAAGTACCGGTAGTTAGCGGTCTGGACCACCGACATAGTAGCTGCTTCCGTGCAGGGATAGCCCTTAAGTGCTATCGCCGCTTGCAGGCCTTCTTCTCCAGCCGAGGTTTCAAGCGGGGTGAGCGACCCCAAACTGGCCCGCCGCCGACTCCGTTCGTGGGCTCCTTGGGCAGCGCTAATGTCCTGACTTGAAAGACGTTGCGGCAGAATCCACCTACGCGCGGGGTGGACAATTGCCAGGGCGCAAATTGGCGGCAATTTGCCGTGCTTGACCCTGGGTGGGGGTCTCGTAGGATGACCCTCGGGCGCTTGCGGCGGACCTATGTAACGACTGGTCATGCCTTGCGTCTGGGGCAAGCTAGCCGATCTGCGCAGTCTTTCCCGCCTTGGAATACCAGCGATGGCCCTGGCCGCTGCGCACGGTCGATGCCACGAGAATAACGTCCGCATGGGGGCCCCAAATCGCGTGACGAGTCTGCCCGTTCAGCGCGATCTCACGGAGAGGCTTACGGAAGCTTATGGCGACTGACGTTTCTGCACGAATTGATGCTGCTGGCCACGATGACGACGGGAACCGGGCAATCCGGCTGAACAAGGAGTCGGGGCCGCATCGGACCACCAGCGGCGAGTTCTCGATTGCCGAGGCGCGCACGATCGTCAAAGACCTGTTTGAGCCCAACCCGCTGATCTATTGGACGGATCTGATCGTATCGCTCGCGGTAGGCGTCGCCTGTTTTCTCGGCTCACGGCAGTTCCCGCTGTTCCACCCAGTACAGATCCTGCTGTACGTCGCGACTTGCATCGCCTATTACCGCGCGGCCTTGTTCACCCATGAATTGGTGCACCTGCGCCATGGCAAGTTCCGCGGGTTCCGGATCGCCTGGAACCTGCTAGTCGGCATTCCCTTTTTCATGCCGTCGTTTCTGTATCACATTCACATGCTGCACCATGTGCGCAAGCACTACGGCACCGACATGGACGGCGAGTACATTCCGTTCGCTCATCGGCCGGTGCGGCGCATGGTGCGCTATCTGGCGGAGAGCTTTATCATTCCGGCGCTGGGGATCGCCCGATTCATGGTGCTGTCGCCGCTGACCTGGGTGAGCCCGACCTTGCGCCGCTGGGTTTACCAGCACGCCTCGTCGATGATCATCGACCCGACGTTCATTCGCCCGCTGCCGACGACGCAAGAACAACGCATCTGGAAGCTCCAGGAAGTGGCCTGCTTCTTGTTCGGGCTGCAAGTCGCGTTCCTGATCGCCACGGGCTTGCTTCCCTGGCACTTCCTGGCCCACGCTTACCTGGTCGCTGTCGGCATCATTCTGCTCAACGCGGTACGCACGCTGGCGGCCCATCGCTATCTGCTCGACGGCAAGACGCAGGTCACCTTTGTCGAGCAATTGCTCGACTCGCTCAATTTCCCGCGCTGGCCGGCCGTGAACGTGCTGTGGGCTCCCGTGGGGCTGCGCTTCCACGCCTTGCACCACTTGTTCCCGTCGATGCCGTACCACGCGTTGGGCACGGCCAACGCGCGGTTGCTGGAGCAATTGCCGGCCGATTCGCCTTACCGGCGGACGCAGTCCGAGAGCCTCTGGGGCTCGCTCAAGGAACTCTGCCAAACGGCCTACCGCCGGCACGGGTTCTAACGCGATTACCATCGCTTCCGCGTCGACCGGCTGCGCAGCGAGGCGCAGCCGGCCGCGGGTTTGCCGCCTTGCTCTGGCGGAGTTGCGTTCAGGTTGCGCGGCGGCGGTGCTGCCATCGAGCCATGCCTAGCCAGCCGATTGCGCCGCACACGGCCAACGTCCAGGTCGCCGGCTCCGGAACGGGTTCGATCAAGTAGTGAAGTGTGTTCAGCCAGAGCGCCTCGTGGGCCGGGAACGCCGCTGGATTGACGTCGCCATCGATAAAGGGCGTCGTATCCCCGAACACAACCACGCGTCCGCTCCCGGGCCCCAAGACGTCATGGTCAAAGGCAACGATGCCGGGTTCAGGAACAATGAATGCGCGAGCGACCGGACTCGCCCCATTCAAGAACGTGAACTTGCCTGCGCCGTAAAACAAGGCGAGCAGTTGATCGCCGTAAGGCCCGTCCCAAACCGGATGTGGAGGATCGATGCCGATAACCGGGAGGACTCCGCTCAGGTCATCGTCTTCGATCGTCAGACCGAACGGCGTGGCATAGCTCTGGCTCGAACCGGTCATGAAGCCGTCAATGACAACCATGGCGCGACCACCGGCGTGAACGAAATCGTGTACGGCAGTTTGCTCAGCCGGCGACAACGGGGTACCGACGCTTTGTGTGATGGCATTGCTGAGAATCAGCAAATCGATGCCGGACAAGAACGCCGGCGTCAGTTCCGTAGTGCCGACAATCGCATCGACGTCGAAGTGACTGAGCAGCGAGTTGCGAGCGTCGTCGACAAAACTTCCATTGAAGACAGCGCTGATGCCGCCGCGAGCGTCGTCGAAGCCACCGACGACGATGCCGGCCGGTGCCTCGGCGACCGGCAGTCCCAGACATGCGACCGCCAGGCCGCTGAGCATGATTCTGTGCATGATCTTTCCCCGTTTCTCATGCTCATGCCTTGCCGATGCGCATTTGCCCCGTCGATGTCAGCGGCGCGCGAGACTGGCGCGGAGATCGCGCTAGGCAAGGAGGCCGAGTCGTGGCAGCAAACAAGTCGCCTGCAGGGCTTAGATACCCTGTGAAAGCTGCGACTTATCGGCTCGGCATTGGCATTACTCTAGGGCCGAGCGAACGCCAAAATACATCGCTGTGTATTCTGGCCGGCCCTATACCCGATCGAATGAGCCTGGAACTGCAACGAAGCGCTCGCGGCACTCGCAGGCGATTACCGATCGAGGTCGTAGACGCGGTAGGTCTTGGCGATGGTTGCGCCGCCTTTTTCGAGGCCCTGACGCGCGAGCAGGTTGGTCTCGGAGACCCAGGAGAACTCGGCTTCCTGGACGCCGTAGCGCAGCGCCGCCGGCACCAGGCTGGCCATCAGCGCCAGGCCCAGGCCCCAGCGTTGATACTCGGGCACCACGTTGATGCTCAGCACGCGGATGCGCTTCGGGTGGCGCTTGACGGCCAGCATACGAAAGATGCCGTCGGGGAACAGCCGGCCATCGGCGCGGCGAATCGCAGGGTTGTAATCGGGCAACCCGAACACGCAGCCCGCCGGTCGGCCATCGATCTCGGCCAGCATGGCCATCTCAGGCACGAGCAGATGCTTGAGCCCGGTAGCGCTGTGACGTACCTCACCGGGAGTCATCGGCACGGCACCCCACATCTGCACGAACGAGCGGTTGTAGAGATCGAGAAACATTTCGACCTCTTGCTGGAACCGCGACCGGTTCATGGGACGGATGATGGCGCCCAGGTGCTCGAGCACGTTTTCGGCCATGCCCCCCAGGCGCGCTTGGACTTCGGGCAACTGGGCGACCAGGCCTTGATAGGCATATACGTCGTGCGTCTTGCGAAAGCCGGCACCCTCGATGAGCCGCGCGTAATACGGCGGGTTGTAGGTCATCATGAAAGTCGGCGGGCTGTCGAAGCCTGCGACCAGCAGGCCGACTTCGTAGTTGATCGAGGGGTTAAGTGGCCCGCGGACCTGGAACAGCCCGCGGTCGGCCAGCCAGCGCGAGGCCGCGTCGAACAGCGCGTCGGCGACTTGCTGGTCATCGATCGCTTCGAAAAACCCGAAAAAGCCGCGGCGCTCGCCGTGCACCTCGTTGTGTTTGCGGTTGACGATGGCCACGATCCGGCCGACAACCTGCCCGTCGCGGCGGGCCAGAAAGGGCTGGACCTCGCCAATCTCGTCGAATGGATGATGCCGGAAGCCGACGAGCTCCTTGATCTGCTCGCGAATCGGCGGCACCCAACAAGGATCGTAGTGGTAGAGCGACCACGCCAGCTCGAGAAACAGGCGGCGGTCTTGGCGGGTGCGAACCGGGGAGACGACGACAGGCATGCTACGGGTGACGTGGTCTCAGGCGGGCGGAACGCCCAGCAGGCGGCTGCGCGACGCAGCGCCTGCCGGGCAAAACACCAACGACAGCGATCGAATCTTACAGCACACCGGCGTGCCGCGCGGCCGTTTGGATGATCTCCAGCGCCTGTTCGAGCTGCTCGATCGTGTGGTTCGCGGTCAGGCTGACGCGCAACCGCTCGCTGCCGTGCGGCACCGCCGGGAACGGCACCGAGTTAACGCACACGTTGTGGCTGTGCAGTTCGAGCGTCATCTGGCGCAGCGCGGTCATCGAGCCCAGGATCACCGGGATGATCGGGCTGGCACATTCGCCGATCACGAAACCGAGTCGCTTCAGCTCGCCGTGCAAAAACCGCACGTTTTCCCACAACCGCTCGCGCAGTTGTGGTTCGGCCATGATCACGTCGACCGCGGCGTTCGCGGCGGCGGTGACCATCGGGCTTTGCGCCGTCGAAAACATCCCGCTGCGGGCAAAGTAGCGCAGGTGGTTGACGTATTCAGCCTTGCCGCCGACGAAGCCGCCACAGGCACCCAGCGCCTTGCTCAGCGTGCCGACGATCAACAGGTCGGGCTCATGGTCGAGTCCGAAGTGGGCCACGGCACCGCGACCCTGCGGTCCGAGGACGCCCGTCGAATGGGCCTCGTCGACCAGCAGCATCGCGTTGTGACGGCGGCAGACCTCCATGATCTTGTCGATGGGGCCGATATCGCCATCCATGCTGTAGATGCCTTCGACGCACACCAGCTTGAGGTTGACGTCGTTGGTGCGCCGCAAAACGCGATCGAGATGATCGGCGTCGTTGTGCTTGAAGGTCCGCAGCTTCGCGCCGGAGAGTTTGGCGCCGTCGACGATGCTCGCATGAGCTAGCCGGTCGACCACGATCAAATCGTGCTTCGAGGCCACGCACGAAATCACGCCGACGTTTGCCGCGTAGCCCGTCGAGAACAGGCAGACCTCTTCCACTCCCTTGAAAGCGGCCAGCTTGTTTTCCAGTTGCCCCGTCACGGGGAACGTGCCCACCAACAAGGGTGAGCTGCCCGAGCCGGTCCCGTAGCGCGTCGCGGCATCGCGAGCAGCTTCGATCACCCGCGGGTGGGTGGTCAGGCCCAGATAGTTGTTCGACGCCAGGATGATCATTTCCCGGTCGAAGGATTCGCGCGGATAGTGCACGCGCGAATTCGCGTCGCTGGGGCCCAGCAATTGGCGGCGGTAAAGGTGGTGACCCTTCTCCTCGTAAACGGCTACGCCGGCGTGGAAAGCCGTCGCCGCCACGCGGAAGTCAATTCCTTGCTCGCGCCGGCGAATAAAATCCACCAGTGCGGTTTCGGAATCGATCACCACATCGGCGTCTTCGGCGACCTGCGGAAACTCTTCCGCGTGATTCGCCGAGACTGGCCCCGTACGAAATGTAAACTGCCGACTGGAGCTGATATCGCTCGTTGCCATGCAATGACCCTCTTTCCCTGGGCCCATGTGCGCGCGGTGGCGGGAGGGGTGACACACCGCGATCGGTCGCCCTCGTCAGGGTTCTTCCGGTTGCCTTCCAAATTTGACCCAGCCAGCAACCGGTCGATCTAACGCGAGCAAGTAATCTGTTAGGGGAGTTAGTTTATCGGGGCTAGAAGCGTTGAACAAGGATTTTCGGGCGGATTGGCAGAGTTCGATGCATTCGAATTACGGATTTTCCGATTGCGTTAAGTGGCTAAACTGCAAAGACTTGGGGTGTCTCGATCGCGCAGGGTTAGGGGTTCGGGCAATTACGCCTTTGGGATGCCCCCTCCGCGAGGCCGAGACTCCTCATGCAGCTAGACAGTGCGAGGTGGAACGTGGCCTGCGTCTGTTGTTCCGATCGAACCCGCTCGCTGCGCCTGTTGCAACCGTGCTAAAAACTCGCCTGAGAAATTGCCAATTGGTTCATTCCACGGCCGGTCGGGAACGCCCCGATCGACCGCACGCCAGCATAGCCAGATGGGAGTATCGACTCGGATGCCCTCTGCACTTGTGACGGGCGCCAGCGGATTCATTGGGAATCACCTGGTAAGGCTCCTGCAGTCAAGGGGTTACGATGTAACCTGCCTACTTCGAAACGCCGCGAAACGGACGATTCCCGGTCTCGAGGTGCGTACGATTGAAGGCGACATAACGGACGCGCAAAGCCTGCCGGCGGCGGTTTCAAACGCCGACGTGGTGTTTCATGTCGCCGGGGCGGTCAAGGCTCGGGGCTTCGCCGAGTTCCTGCGCGTCAATGCCCACGGTACGAAGAACCTGGCCGCCGCGTGCGCGGACCGTGCGGCCCCTCCGGTGTTCGTCCTCGTCTCCTCGGTGAGCGTGGTTGGGCCCAGCCCGGACGATGAACCCCTGTCCGAATCGGCCCCCTGCCGGCCCGTCTCGCAGTACAGCCGGAGCAAACGCGAAGGCGAACGGGTGATCACGCGGTACGCCGGCCGGTTGCCGGTTTCCGTGGTGCGGCCCGGGCTGGTGTTTGGCGAGGGGGATTCCAACATGTTCAAGATGCTTGCCCCGGTCGCCCGGTGGCGGCTGCACGGCGTACCCACCCGGAGCAACAGGCGGCTGTCGTTTGTGCATGTGTCGGACGTGGTCGACGTCATTTGGCGGGCGGCCGAACGCGGACAACGCATCCGCGACGACTCCGAGGTTGATCCCACCGGGTGGTACTTCGCCACGGCGGACGAAATGCCCACCTATGCCGAATTCGGGCAAATGGCCGCACAAGCCTTGGGCTATGGCTGGGTGCTGACCCCCCGGGTCCCCGAGGCGATCGTCTGGACGGGGGCCGCGGTGATCGAGGGCGCAACGCGGCTGGCCGGACAATCGACGATCATGGGGCTCGACAAGATGCGCGACTCGGCGGCCGGTTCCTGGCTGTTCTCGAATGCCGCCGCCAAGCGCGATCTGGACTATCGCCCGCAGGCTCCGCTCGTCGAGCGCCTGCGGCAGACCTACGCGTGGTACCGGCAGCAAGGCTGGCTGTAATCGGCGCCGCGCTTGTACGGTTGCCGTGCGGCGCGGCTTGACCCTGCCATGCGCGTCGATTCAACTCGACGCATTCCGGGCCGTTGGGGGGCTCTGGAGAGGGGAGTTGTCGTCCCCTCGTACATGGTGCTCCAGGCGGGAGGCGAGTTCGTCGATGTGCGGCATTATGGCCATCTACTCGGGCCGCGAGCCCGTCCCGCTCGAGGCACTATCGCGCGGTACCGCGCGCTTGCACCATCGTGGCCCCGACGGTCAGCGGCATTGGGTGGCGCCGCACGGCCGCGTCGCGTTGGGACATGCCCGGTTGAGCATCATCGACCTGGTGACGGGCGATCAACCGTTGTCCAACGAGGACGAGCGGCTGCACCTGGTCGTCAACGGCGAGTTCTACGACTTCGAGCGGATTCGCCGGGAGCTGGAAGAACGCGGGCACAGATTTCGCACCAAATCGGACAGCGAGATCGCGCTGCACTTGTACGAAGAGCGCGGCGCGCTGTGTCTGGACGAGCTGCGCGGCGAGTTCGCGATGGTGCT is part of the Pirellulales bacterium genome and encodes:
- a CDS encoding fatty acid desaturase — encoded protein: MATDVSARIDAAGHDDDGNRAIRLNKESGPHRTTSGEFSIAEARTIVKDLFEPNPLIYWTDLIVSLAVGVACFLGSRQFPLFHPVQILLYVATCIAYYRAALFTHELVHLRHGKFRGFRIAWNLLVGIPFFMPSFLYHIHMLHHVRKHYGTDMDGEYIPFAHRPVRRMVRYLAESFIIPALGIARFMVLSPLTWVSPTLRRWVYQHASSMIIDPTFIRPLPTTQEQRIWKLQEVACFLFGLQVAFLIATGLLPWHFLAHAYLVAVGIILLNAVRTLAAHRYLLDGKTQVTFVEQLLDSLNFPRWPAVNVLWAPVGLRFHALHHLFPSMPYHALGTANARLLEQLPADSPYRRTQSESLWGSLKELCQTAYRRHGF
- a CDS encoding NAD-dependent epimerase/dehydratase family protein; its protein translation is MPSALVTGASGFIGNHLVRLLQSRGYDVTCLLRNAAKRTIPGLEVRTIEGDITDAQSLPAAVSNADVVFHVAGAVKARGFAEFLRVNAHGTKNLAAACADRAAPPVFVLVSSVSVVGPSPDDEPLSESAPCRPVSQYSRSKREGERVITRYAGRLPVSVVRPGLVFGEGDSNMFKMLAPVARWRLHGVPTRSNRRLSFVHVSDVVDVIWRAAERGQRIRDDSEVDPTGWYFATADEMPTYAEFGQMAAQALGYGWVLTPRVPEAIVWTGAAVIEGATRLAGQSTIMGLDKMRDSAAGSWLFSNAAAKRDLDYRPQAPLVERLRQTYAWYRQQGWL
- a CDS encoding TolC family protein — translated: MPPVLPRLWPQSPPQLPTGELPAPQPPPLFEQEVIDAVLYQYPLLAAIEQERAIAAGEQLASWGGFDLQIAGHALAAPLGYYKNYRYNLGLEQPLWNGTKLFGGYQLGRGDIQPWYFERKTNEGGEFRAGLDAPLLRDRPIDYRRVAVRQAEIARSLAEPGIRKERLTYVKESAKSYWAWFNAGRRYEIARDLLDLALERQQALERSAAAGAIPQLAVTENLRLIATRRGLLVGAERKFQQAAIAVSLYYRDGVGQPVLPPAVRLPAQFPPLAPLHPRRVEADIQIARARRPELQYLGLQRNSAMVDLAQARNLLQPGVDAVLYASQDVGYRADDRNDKGPFELETGVTVDVPLQRRYAEGKVRAYQAKIAQLSMKQRYAEDAIVAEVRDISSAIAASFEQVQRAQDAVRYNSRLEELERKSFDQGLSSLFQVNLREQATAETRVLEMDLTAEYFKAVAEYRAALGVDSMPAIAVPAATPGPAAPPGPIERVAPPPPGK
- a CDS encoding DUF1571 domain-containing protein encodes the protein MSVVQTANYRYLHRPGLRKSGCALAVLGLCLTAAAATAQVPDDLAEQAEAQPAWPRPRPTAVSIATAPSPDILRAHPIFPLLETAHKAAEQSQWNCDYTCTLVIRERIAGQLSDFQYAELKVRQAPRSFYLRMLSPDDRAPELLFVTGRNEDMLWARCGRWPRLPDTTISLALDSPLLRQGHLRPLTELTMADLLSRSIRQLESDAHFGECEARIYHGAKVDGQSCTCLQVTHPVPRRNFTYHLSRLYLDDASSLAVRFEGYTWPELPGGDPVLSEEYTFTRIKLNASLGERDFDPQNPAYGFDRP
- a CDS encoding HlyD family secretion protein; translated protein: MPKLFGWRWPRPAQVDADLPAMSQVVTPRFIHRLARYLGVLLTGVLLLVGIVPWQQTAAGKGRVVAFAPLERRQVIEAQIYGRVSRWDVRENSYVNQHDPIVEILDNDPNLVASLRQLRAASQEKCNQYSAKVGQYTAYLEAMRGQREPTLEAARQSVAAAEQTVLAAEQDLVAAQADARAALLHYNRLMDLVNDGIVSTRDTELATAKQAETEAKVQAAEAKLTSAKNKLEAERQYVLKIDHETLSKIQAAEADLATAQADLAEANKELMAAEIKLNQQQNATVVRAPFAGRVLRLAAMQGGENVKPGDPLFELVPDTEELAVELYVDGFNMPLVAEGRKVRLQFEGWPAVQVPGWPSAAVGTFGGEVALVDAADDGLGNFRVVVRPDPADESWPGRRWLKQGVRANGWVLLGQVPIAYEIWRQLNGFPPVVAMDEPGKEKATGKDGKEKAKPPLPK
- a CDS encoding GNAT family N-acetyltransferase — encoded protein: MPVVVSPVRTRQDRRLFLELAWSLYHYDPCWVPPIREQIKELVGFRHHPFDEIGEVQPFLARRDGQVVGRIVAIVNRKHNEVHGERRGFFGFFEAIDDQQVADALFDAASRWLADRGLFQVRGPLNPSINYEVGLLVAGFDSPPTFMMTYNPPYYARLIEGAGFRKTHDVYAYQGLVAQLPEVQARLGGMAENVLEHLGAIIRPMNRSRFQQEVEMFLDLYNRSFVQMWGAVPMTPGEVRHSATGLKHLLVPEMAMLAEIDGRPAGCVFGLPDYNPAIRRADGRLFPDGIFRMLAVKRHPKRIRVLSINVVPEYQRWGLGLALMASLVPAALRYGVQEAEFSWVSETNLLARQGLEKGGATIAKTYRVYDLDR
- a CDS encoding SDR family NAD(P)-dependent oxidoreductase → MRSLRAKRVLITGAAQGIGRETALRFAREGAALVLVDLQSETLGNTVDELRQAGTVTHGYQLDVTDFDAIELLRQQIAAEVGTIDVLVNNAGTVYGGPFLDVPWAKHLQTYRVNTLGLVAMSHAFLPQLIAQPESHLVNIASACGLVGLPFGSTYASSKWSVIGFSESLRLELKKQGHRHVGVTSVCPSVVNTALFRGTTPPKTTRVLQPAYLADRIVRAVLANRAFVMEPALVRLSPLLRGLLPLRVFDWLSEVFGTTTAMATWAGSTKSELQHPATNAPRELEASRK
- a CDS encoding aminotransferase class I/II-fold pyridoxal phosphate-dependent enzyme, which translates into the protein MATSDISSSRQFTFRTGPVSANHAEEFPQVAEDADVVIDSETALVDFIRRREQGIDFRVAATAFHAGVAVYEEKGHHLYRRQLLGPSDANSRVHYPRESFDREMIILASNNYLGLTTHPRVIEAARDAATRYGTGSGSSPLLVGTFPVTGQLENKLAAFKGVEEVCLFSTGYAANVGVISCVASKHDLIVVDRLAHASIVDGAKLSGAKLRTFKHNDADHLDRVLRRTNDVNLKLVCVEGIYSMDGDIGPIDKIMEVCRRHNAMLLVDEAHSTGVLGPQGRGAVAHFGLDHEPDLLIVGTLSKALGACGGFVGGKAEYVNHLRYFARSGMFSTAQSPMVTAAANAAVDVIMAEPQLRERLWENVRFLHGELKRLGFVIGECASPIIPVILGSMTALRQMTLELHSHNVCVNSVPFPAVPHGSERLRVSLTANHTIEQLEQALEIIQTAARHAGVL